From the Blastopirellula marina genome, one window contains:
- a CDS encoding integrase core domain-containing protein, giving the protein SDNGPEFISRRVQQFLKKIDVGSSFIEPGSPWQNGYVESFHSRLRDECLDCELFATLAEARTIITAWRQTYNHRRPHGSLGGQTPADFASQWPASVRATPSLQQPTAIPFTQSELS; this is encoded by the coding sequence GTAGCGACAACGGCCCTGAGTTCATCAGCCGTCGCGTGCAGCAGTTCCTAAAGAAGATCGACGTGGGTTCGTCGTTCATCGAACCTGGCAGCCCGTGGCAGAATGGATACGTCGAAAGCTTCCACAGCCGCCTCCGCGACGAATGCCTGGACTGCGAACTGTTCGCGACGCTGGCCGAGGCCCGCACGATCATCACGGCGTGGAGACAAACATACAACCACCGTCGCCCGCACGGCAGTCTGGGCGGTCAGACCCCCGCAGACTTCGCGTCGCAGTGGCCTGCTTCCGTTCGGGCTACGCCCTCACTCCAGCAGCCCACTGCGATTCCTTTTACCCAATCCGAACTCTCATAA
- a CDS encoding recombinase family protein, translated as MTVAIGRVSKPKESEAKTQLDLQSSFAAVRNVLSGIYDGPLDLTELGEQSSGLIADRATALEAMDLISTGNVDLVIAEDLSKIFRNPRLQWIFVQDAVDVGTRVILFGDNLDTADPDWEIQMGMATLRHGLYIPDARRRVRRTATFSFHKGGHVQKIKYGFRKLSLDEAQSGEYGPVGLEMPQKPGPPL; from the coding sequence GTGACGGTTGCGATTGGTCGAGTTTCAAAGCCCAAGGAATCAGAGGCTAAAACTCAGTTGGATCTTCAATCCTCATTTGCAGCAGTGCGGAACGTTTTGTCAGGCATTTACGACGGTCCTCTTGACCTGACGGAGTTGGGGGAACAATCAAGCGGACTGATCGCTGATCGTGCAACTGCGCTAGAAGCCATGGATCTCATATCGACGGGCAATGTTGATCTAGTGATTGCGGAGGATCTTAGCAAGATTTTCAGGAATCCTCGCCTCCAATGGATTTTCGTCCAGGACGCAGTCGACGTTGGTACTCGTGTAATTCTGTTCGGCGATAATCTAGATACCGCTGATCCGGATTGGGAGATTCAAATGGGCATGGCCACACTCCGCCATGGTCTCTACATACCAGACGCACGTAGACGAGTACGGCGCACTGCGACGTTTTCATTTCACAAGGGCGGACATGTACAAAAGATCAAGTATGGCTTCCGTAAATTGTCCCTCGATGAGGCGCAATCTGGAGAGTACGGGCCAGTCGGTCTTGAAATGCCCCAAAAACCTGGCCCACCGTTATGA